The Pan paniscus chromosome 15, NHGRI_mPanPan1-v2.0_pri, whole genome shotgun sequence genome includes a window with the following:
- the LOC100988821 gene encoding olfactory receptor 5AU1 has product MTEFHLQSQMPSIRLIFRRLSLGRIKPSQSPRCSTSFMVVPSFSIAEHWRRMKGANLSQGMEFELLGLTTDPQLQRLLFVVFLGMYTATLLGNLVMFLLIHVSDTLHTPMYSLLKSLSFLDFCYSSTVVPQTLVNFLAKRKAISYFGCMTQMFFYAGFATSECYLIAAMAYDRYAAICNPLLYSTIMSSEVCASLIVGSYSAGFLNSLIHTGCIFSLKFCGAHVVTHFFCDGPPILSLSCVDTSLCEILLFIFAGFNLLSCTLTILISYFLILNTILKMSSVQGRFKAFSTCASHLTAVCLFFGTTLFMYLRPRSSYSLTQDRTVAVIYTVVIPMLNPLIYSLRNKDVKKALIKVWGRKTME; this is encoded by the coding sequence ATGACAGAGTTTCATCTGCAAAGCCAAATGCCCTCAATAAGACTCATCTTCAGAAGGCTGTCCTTAGGCAGAATTAAACCCAGTCAGAGCCCCAGGTGTTCAACCTCATTTATGGTGGTGCCTTCTTTCTCCATCGCAGAGCACTGGAGAAGGATGAAAGGGGCAAACCTGAGCCAAGGGATGGAGTTTGAGCTCTTGGGCCTCACCActgacccccagctccagagGCTGCTCTTCGTGGTGTTCCTGGGCATGTACACCGCCACTCTGCTGGGGAACCTGGTCATGTTCCTCCTGATCCATGTGAGTGACACCCTGCACACACCCATGTACTCCCTCCTGAAGAGCCTCTCCTTCTTGGATTTCTGCTACTCCTCCACGGTTGTGCCCCAGACCCTGGTGAACTTCTTGGCCAAGAGGAAAGCGATCTCTTATTTTGGCTGCATGACTCAGATGTTCTTCTATGCGGGTTTTGCCACCAGTGAGTGCTATCTCATCGCTGCCATGGCCTATGACCGCTATGCCGCTATTTGTAACCCCCTGCTCTACTCAACCATCATGTCTTCTGAGGTCTGTGCCTCGCTGATTGTGGGCTCCTACAGTGCAGGATTCCTCAATTCTCTTATCCACACTGGCTGTATCTTTAGTCTGAAATTCTGCGGTGCTCATGTCGTTACTCACTTCTTCTGTGATGGACCACCCATCCTGTCCCTGTCTTGTGTAGACACCTCACTGTGTGAGATCCTGCTCTTCATTTTTGCTGGTTTCAACCTTTTGAGCTGCACCCTCACCATCTTGATCTCCTACTTCTTAATTCTCAACACCATTCTGAAAATGAGCTCGGTCCAGGGCAGGTTTAAGGCATTTTCCACCTGTGCATCCCACCTCACTGCCGTCTGCCTCTTCTTTGGCACAACACTTTTTATGTACCTGCGCCCCAGGTCCAGCTACTCCTTGACCCAGGACCGCACAGTTGCTGTCATCTACACAGTGGTGATCCCAATGCTGAACCCCCTCATATACTCTTTGAGaaacaaggatgtgaagaaagctTTAATAAAGGTTTGGGGtaggaaaacaatggaatga